In a single window of the Natronorubrum halophilum genome:
- the trpG gene encoding anthranilate synthase component II, producing MSVTGEERTDETGAAPDPKTVLFVDNYDSFTYNLVEYVSQHAGTETAVLKNTASLEAVRAVDPDAIIISPGPGHPKNDRDVGITMAVLREISPEIPTLGVCLGLEAAVYEYGGTVGRAPDPIHGKASAVDHDGAGVFAGLEQGFRAGRYHSLVATEVPDCFEVSATAEHGSAERSSAGSAVEPQNDETLVMGVRHREYSLEAVQFHPESVLTAVGHDVIENFLESV from the coding sequence ATGAGCGTCACCGGCGAGGAACGCACCGACGAAACGGGGGCAGCGCCGGACCCGAAGACGGTGCTGTTCGTCGACAACTACGACTCCTTTACGTACAACCTCGTGGAGTACGTCAGCCAGCACGCGGGCACCGAAACCGCCGTGTTGAAAAACACCGCGTCGCTCGAGGCGGTTCGGGCGGTCGATCCCGACGCGATCATCATCAGTCCGGGTCCGGGCCACCCGAAGAACGACCGCGATGTCGGCATCACGATGGCCGTTCTCCGCGAGATAAGCCCGGAAATTCCGACGCTCGGCGTCTGTCTCGGACTCGAGGCCGCCGTCTACGAGTACGGCGGCACCGTCGGCCGAGCGCCGGACCCGATCCACGGCAAGGCCTCGGCCGTCGACCACGACGGGGCGGGCGTCTTCGCCGGCCTCGAGCAGGGCTTCCGGGCCGGACGGTATCACTCGCTCGTCGCGACGGAGGTTCCCGACTGCTTCGAGGTTTCGGCGACGGCAGAACACGGCAGCGCGGAACGCAGTTCCGCTGGCTCCGCGGTGGAACCGCAGAACGACGAGACGCTCGTCATGGGCGTTCGCCACCGCGAGTACTCCCTCGAGGCCGTCCAGTTTCATCCCGAGAGCGTGCTCACGGCGGTCGGTCACGACGTGATCGAGAACTTCCTCGAGTCGGTGTAA